The following coding sequences lie in one uncultured Celeribacter sp. genomic window:
- a CDS encoding flagellar type III secretion system protein FlhB, with protein sequence MAEGDDDDDKQYEPSQKRLDDARKKGEIPRSNDLTTAAAYFGFIAAAVALGGASLQTMGTALQSMLGNADLNAQAWFSGSGTAWTMGMMRAIGGGLLPWFAVPAVLALLVIFATRSLIFAPSKIEPKLSKISPISNAKNKFGRSGLFEFAKSFFKLSIYSVVLGVYLYTKLPLIMSTMSLSPGIVAATLAELTVGFMVIVLLISLLIGGVDYLFQYSEHMRKHRMSRKELTDEAKEQEGDPHFKQKRRQKGIEIVMNQMLAEVAQADVVIVNPTHYAVALKWDRMTGGAPICVAKGVDEIAARIREAANENSVPIHRDPPTARALYATVELGEQILPEHYRAVAASIRFAEKMRQKMKTQFGQTL encoded by the coding sequence ATGGCTGAGGGCGATGATGACGACGACAAGCAATATGAGCCATCGCAAAAGCGTCTCGATGACGCGCGTAAAAAAGGGGAGATTCCCCGTTCAAACGACCTGACGACCGCCGCGGCCTATTTTGGCTTTATCGCGGCGGCTGTTGCGCTTGGAGGTGCAAGTCTTCAGACGATGGGCACAGCCTTACAATCCATGCTCGGGAACGCCGATCTGAATGCGCAAGCGTGGTTCAGCGGATCAGGTACAGCATGGACAATGGGGATGATGCGGGCGATTGGAGGGGGGCTTTTACCATGGTTTGCCGTACCCGCCGTCTTGGCGCTTCTGGTCATTTTTGCCACACGATCTTTGATCTTTGCCCCGAGTAAAATCGAACCGAAACTGTCGAAAATTTCCCCGATCTCCAACGCGAAAAACAAATTCGGACGGTCCGGTCTTTTCGAATTTGCCAAGAGCTTTTTCAAACTGTCGATCTATTCCGTGGTTTTGGGGGTATATCTCTACACGAAACTGCCGCTCATTATGTCGACGATGTCTCTGAGCCCCGGGATCGTCGCGGCAACCTTGGCCGAACTTACCGTCGGCTTTATGGTTATCGTTTTGCTGATCTCACTGCTGATCGGTGGCGTGGATTATCTGTTTCAATATAGCGAGCACATGCGCAAACATCGGATGTCGCGCAAGGAATTGACGGATGAAGCGAAGGAGCAGGAAGGCGACCCGCATTTCAAACAGAAGCGCCGACAAAAAGGCATTGAAATTGTGATGAACCAGATGCTTGCAGAGGTCGCGCAAGCGGATGTCGTGATCGTGAACCCGACACATTACGCGGTGGCCCTGAAATGGGATCGTATGACGGGCGGAGCTCCGATCTGTGTGGCGAAGGGTGTGGATGAAATCGCGGCGCGTATTCGCGAAGCAGCCAATGAAAATAGCGTACCGATCCATCGAGATCCTCCGACAGCCAGAGCGCTCTATGCGACCGTTGAGCTTGGGGAGCAGATTTTGCCAGAACATTACCGCGCAGTCGCAGCCTCCATCAGGTTCGCCGAAAAGATGCGCCAGAAAATGAAAACTCAATTTGGTCAGACGTTATGA
- a CDS encoding flagellar biosynthetic protein FliR — translation MTESLAELLAVSQAGLWVAFLVFLRVGAMMAVLPAFGERSIPERVRLVLAIAFTAIVFPAVAPDIQGLTASPQNLMRAFATEAMSGLLLGLILRIFVMVLQMAGTMVAQSTSLSQIFGGGAVEAQPAIGHLFLVAGLALAVMLGLHVRIAEILILSYRYFPAGQFLPAQDVMMWGVDHISKAFALSFSLAAPFVIASLIYNVALGVINRAMPSLMVAFVGAPAITLGGLLLLFATAPILLEIWQAGFAQLLLNPFEVR, via the coding sequence ATGACCGAAAGCCTCGCTGAGTTACTTGCCGTGAGCCAGGCGGGCCTCTGGGTCGCCTTTTTGGTGTTCCTGAGAGTGGGCGCAATGATGGCAGTCCTGCCGGCGTTCGGGGAAAGGTCTATTCCCGAACGTGTACGCCTGGTTTTGGCGATTGCGTTCACGGCGATTGTTTTTCCCGCAGTAGCACCGGACATTCAGGGTTTGACAGCGTCTCCCCAAAATTTGATGCGCGCCTTTGCAACCGAGGCCATGTCGGGCCTGCTGCTTGGCCTGATCCTTCGGATTTTTGTCATGGTGCTCCAAATGGCGGGCACAATGGTCGCTCAATCGACATCCTTGTCGCAAATTTTCGGTGGTGGGGCGGTCGAGGCGCAACCTGCAATCGGACATCTCTTCCTTGTTGCGGGATTGGCTCTCGCGGTCATGCTCGGGCTTCATGTGCGTATCGCTGAAATCCTGATCCTGTCCTATCGTTATTTCCCGGCGGGTCAATTTCTTCCTGCGCAAGATGTGATGATGTGGGGCGTGGATCACATTTCCAAGGCTTTTGCCCTTTCGTTCAGTCTTGCCGCACCGTTTGTCATTGCTTCACTCATCTACAACGTGGCCCTCGGCGTCATTAACCGTGCGATGCCGTCCCTTATGGTGGCATTTGTCGGTGCACCTGCGATCACTTTGGGCGGCCTTCTGCTTCTCTTTGCAACAGCGCCGATCCTGCTTGAGATTTGGCAAGCGGGCTTTGCACAGCTGCTCCTCAATCCATTCGAGGTACGCTGA
- the flhA gene encoding flagellar biosynthesis protein FlhA: MNFNISDLFKPTILLALALMVVIVMMVLPVPSWVLDLGLATSFALAILIFTVTLFIERPLDFSAFPTILLASLMLRLSLNVSSTKLIIGQGHTGTSAAGNVIEGFANFVMSGSVLLGLVVFTVLLIVNFMVITKGAGRMAEVGARFALDGMPGRQLAIDADLSAGAITHEEAKHRREQELAETTFFGSLDGASKFVKGDAVAGLLITLMNIVMGLVIGISVHDMPLAKAFETYAILTVGDGLVSQIPSVIISIAAALLLAKGGTNGSADLALFRQLGKYPPALYTVAVLMALFAFVPGLPFVPFIGGAIALAGSAYFVSRKNEEAQKEQEKREAVTPSAAEEHESMGDVLDLDDIHVEFAPDLVAMVLDQQTGLDARIVNMRNHVATVFGIILPEIRLTDDPSLPQGTYVVRIQGVQQAKDRLQKDKVLALVSGDASQLPIGEDVSEPVYGAPARWIDPAKKEDAALMGCTVVGATEVLATHLLEVIKRNFPRLLTMKSLRRLLDEMTNLTDKSRAEANQKLLNELIPDRVPMDLLLSVLRLLLEERVSIRNMALILESISEARGSHANAESICEHVRQRLGFQLISEIKRDDGSLPLLQLSPEWEERFTTYQIDGERGHSDIALPPDQFNKLAKTMADKIAKAGESGIYPGIVTSTRRRRFLRTVLSAQGIQNPVYSFEEIGTDAKPSLVGLVPA, from the coding sequence ATGAATTTTAACATTTCTGACCTTTTTAAGCCCACGATTCTGTTGGCACTGGCGCTCATGGTCGTGATTGTCATGATGGTGTTGCCTGTGCCCTCATGGGTGCTGGATCTTGGCCTGGCAACGAGTTTTGCACTCGCAATCTTGATTTTTACAGTCACGCTTTTCATCGAGCGCCCTTTGGATTTCTCGGCATTTCCGACGATCCTGTTGGCCAGTTTGATGTTGCGGCTATCCCTGAATGTGTCTTCGACAAAATTGATTATTGGTCAGGGTCATACGGGTACATCTGCTGCTGGCAATGTGATCGAAGGGTTTGCAAACTTTGTCATGAGCGGCTCCGTTCTGCTTGGGCTTGTTGTTTTCACCGTGTTGCTCATCGTGAATTTCATGGTGATTACCAAAGGTGCCGGGCGTATGGCCGAAGTGGGGGCCCGCTTCGCATTGGATGGGATGCCTGGTAGACAACTCGCTATTGATGCAGACCTTTCCGCAGGCGCGATCACACATGAAGAAGCCAAACATAGGCGCGAACAGGAGTTGGCGGAGACCACATTTTTCGGCTCTCTTGATGGGGCGTCCAAATTCGTGAAAGGCGATGCTGTCGCTGGGCTTTTGATCACCTTGATGAACATCGTTATGGGTTTGGTGATCGGCATTTCTGTTCATGATATGCCATTGGCCAAGGCCTTCGAAACATATGCTATCTTGACGGTCGGTGATGGGCTTGTGAGCCAAATCCCTTCCGTGATCATATCGATTGCCGCCGCACTCTTGTTGGCGAAAGGTGGTACGAATGGCTCGGCAGATCTTGCCCTGTTCCGACAACTCGGAAAATACCCGCCAGCGCTTTATACGGTAGCCGTTTTGATGGCGCTCTTTGCTTTTGTGCCAGGCTTGCCATTCGTGCCTTTTATCGGCGGCGCCATCGCTCTCGCAGGCAGTGCCTATTTCGTCTCGCGGAAAAATGAAGAAGCACAGAAAGAGCAGGAAAAGCGAGAAGCCGTTACGCCAAGTGCTGCCGAAGAGCATGAATCCATGGGGGATGTGCTTGATTTAGATGATATTCACGTTGAATTCGCTCCGGATCTTGTCGCCATGGTCCTGGACCAACAAACGGGTCTGGATGCCCGCATCGTGAATATGCGAAACCACGTGGCCACCGTGTTCGGAATCATCCTTCCCGAAATTCGGCTGACGGATGACCCAAGTTTGCCGCAGGGAACATATGTCGTGCGCATACAGGGTGTCCAACAGGCAAAAGATCGGCTGCAAAAAGATAAAGTTCTTGCACTCGTCTCCGGCGATGCCTCCCAGCTTCCGATAGGTGAAGATGTGTCTGAGCCGGTTTACGGAGCCCCTGCGCGTTGGATCGACCCGGCAAAAAAGGAAGATGCCGCCTTGATGGGGTGCACAGTGGTTGGTGCAACCGAAGTTCTGGCCACTCATCTGCTCGAGGTGATCAAACGCAATTTCCCCCGCCTGCTGACCATGAAGTCATTGCGGCGTTTGCTCGATGAGATGACCAATTTGACAGATAAATCCAGAGCAGAGGCCAATCAAAAACTTCTCAACGAACTTATCCCGGACCGTGTCCCGATGGATCTTCTTCTGTCTGTTTTGCGCCTTTTGTTGGAAGAACGCGTTTCCATTCGGAATATGGCGCTGATTCTCGAATCCATTTCCGAAGCACGGGGCTCCCATGCGAATGCCGAATCTATTTGTGAACATGTGCGCCAAAGATTGGGCTTTCAGTTGATTTCGGAAATCAAACGCGATGATGGCTCTTTGCCACTGCTGCAATTGTCACCGGAGTGGGAGGAAAGGTTTACAACCTATCAAATCGATGGCGAGAGAGGGCACTCGGACATTGCATTGCCCCCGGATCAATTCAATAAATTGGCGAAAACGATGGCGGATAAAATCGCCAAGGCAGGGGAAAGCGGCATCTATCCCGGCATCGTGACATCGACAAGACGACGGCGCTTCCTTCGTACCGTTTTGTCCGCGCAAGGCATTCAAAATCCTGTCTATTCTTTTGAAGAAATTGGCACGGATGCCAAACCGTCCCTCGTCGGGCTGGTGCCAGCATGA